A single genomic interval of Spinacia oleracea cultivar Varoflay chromosome 6, BTI_SOV_V1, whole genome shotgun sequence harbors:
- the LOC110794767 gene encoding uncharacterized protein — MPQGDYIELHRKRNGYRLDYFERKRKKAAREVHERSKKAQNTLGIKGKMLAKKRYAEKAQMKKTLKMHDETPSRRKVDDEVHDGAVPAYLLDRDVTARAKILSNTIKQKRKDRAGKWEVPLPKVRPVAEDEMFKVIRTGKRKTKQWKRMITKATFVGAGFTRKPPKYERFIRPSGLRFTKANVTHPELKCSFNLEIIGVKKNPNGPMYSSLGVMTKGTIIEVNVSELGLVTPAGKVVWGKYAQVTNDPENDGCINAVLLV; from the exons ATG CCTCAAGGAGATTACATTGAGCTTCACAGGAAGAGGAATGGATACCGTCTTGATTACTTTGAGCGTAAGCGCAAGAAGGCGGCGCGTGAAGTCCATGAACGCTCTAAAAAAGCCCAAAAT ACTTTGGGTATTAAGGGTAAGATGCTTGCTAAGAAGAGATATGCGGAGAAAGCTCAAATGAAGAAAAC ACTTAAGATGCATGACGAAACACCAAGTAGGCGCAAGGTGGATGATGAGGTTCATGATGGAGCAGTTCCTGCATATTTGCTTGATCGTGACGTAACAGCAAGGGCTAAG ATCCTGAGTAACACAATCAAGCAAAAGAGAAAAGATAGAGCTGGAAAATGGGAGGTCCCATTACCCAAG GTTAGACCAGTTGCTGAAGATGAAATGTTTAAAGTTATAAGAACGGGAAAAAGGAAGA CCAAGCAATGGAAAAGAATGATAACGAAAGCTACATTTGTTGGTGCCGGATTCACTAGAAAACCGCCAAAGTACGAACGTTTCATTCGTCCGTCAGGGTTACGTTTTACCAAGGCCAATGTCACTCATCCTGAACTTAAATGTTCTTTTAATCTCGAGATCATTGGAGTAAAGAAGAACCCCAACGGTCCAATGTATAGCTCCCTCGGTGTTATGACCAAAGGAACTATAATTGAG GTCAACGTGAGTGAACTAGGTCTGGTCACACCAGCTGGGAAAGTAGTATGGG GGAAGTATGCTCAAGTGACAAATGACCCTGAGAATGATGGCTGTATAAATGCTGTTTTGCTAGTTTAA